The following nucleotide sequence is from Gemmatimonadaceae bacterium.
TCCTTCTGACGCGCCTCAATTACGACCTTCGTCCAATCAGCCGACCCTGCAATAGCCTTGTTCAGGTTCAATTCGGAGCTGGCAATGATGGGCTTTTTATCGCTCCAAGGCTTGTTGCCGATCTTGTTATTCTTACCCTTCTGCAAAAGGGTCATATTGCCAATTCGGTAGGCGTAAAGGCTTGCGTCGTCGGGTGAAAAAAACGGCCATTCACCCGCCTTGGGTTTTTGCG
It contains:
- a CDS encoding HNH endonuclease family protein, whose product is SFERFRTTGNALARYMLSAIERALRNEKEPELVPNKDVDEVNLEHILPQKPKAGEWPFFSPDDASLYAYRIGNMTLLQKGKNNKIGNKPWSDKKPIIASSELNLNKAIAGSADWTKVVIEARQKDLADLALKVWAL